The Macadamia integrifolia cultivar HAES 741 unplaced genomic scaffold, SCU_Mint_v3 scaffold3177, whole genome shotgun sequence DNA segment atcatctgcCATTACAGGTTGTCACAAGAACTAAAATCAGACCAAGGTTCTCAATTCTAGGATAGAACCGATAAGATTTGCATAAAGCTCGGCATCAAGAGGCATAGATCCTCCACTTGCTGACCACATACCCAATGGGGTGGTAGTGGCAGCCAACTAGAACGTTAAGGTGTTCCTCCAAAAGATGACAAAAACTCAGAAAAACTGGGCTAATAAATTGTcttatgggcataccaaacTTCGATACAGACACCAACTTGGGCAATGCCTCATTCCTTGGTCTATGGAGTAGAGGAGATATTACCCAGTCATATTTGTAATGATGGATAGTTGTTAGCCATAAATTGAGGCACATTTTATATTATTGTTCGATATAATAGGTTTTTTAACTATATCAAAGATATTTTAGTGGTATTTTCATTTTGGGGATTATAGCCAATACCAGTAAAGAGATATATGTATCATTGTAGCCTAGGTGGGAGATTGTTGGCTTGTGGGCTTAACAAATACATAATGGTCTACTGGGCCAGGCTATTTTGGCCCACTCCAAGTGGGATATTCCTAGCCTAATCCATTGTGGAAATGGATTATGGTTAGGgctctattataaatagaggctATTAGTCCCTGTAGCCATCACTTACCTTTCATTATTGGAAGCATTAACTCTCGCACAAGAGTTGATACATATGAGAGAGAATTCCAAAGGTGAAAAGCTGCAGAAAACCTTAGCGAAGGGACTCCACTGTGTAGTTCCTCTCAGTTGCCAATGAGGGACTTTTCATCTGACATTTAAAGGACCGATCTTCATGCAATAGGTATGTTTGTTGTTCCATTACTTTCATTTATCATGTTCTATCACTATGAGGGTATATTCTTTTGGTGTTCTAGTCTCTAGAACCCCCAACAACTATCACTGAACAACatttatatagaaaaaaatttggCCTTCTAGCTCCACATTAAGGCGAAGAGAAATATTCCATTGGTTGAAGGATCATTGCCGGGTTGTGTGACATGTGCACCAACACGACCAATGAGAGAATGTGTGCATAGGGTGGGGAATTTCCTGTTTCAGACATGTGCCTAGCACACTTGCCATGCAGGTTGGGACGACACTTTTTTCTTATTCTAAACATGTGTTGCCTTCATTCTCTCGGTAAGTAACATGTGTTGTAACTGCAGTGTGACTTTTCATCTATTGCTCATATTGACGGTTCAGATTTGGGAGTTTAAACAACTTTCCTTATCATGTAACCCTCATAAATGCAGTCTTATCAAGAGGGGGATCGTTGTTAGGCTGTGTGACCCTAGGCCAGCTTGAGGCCAATGAGAGTACGCACACATGCATCCAAAAAGGGGAtgaggtggtcatttcaccctatatatatatatatatatatactgtgGAAGCgaagtacatatatatatattatattgaggaggaggaggagaccTGTGTTTGTGAATCACAACCAAATTAGCCTAGAGAAGAAGCAAGATGAATTGTTCTAGTATTATAAGTAAGCACAGGGTGAAGCTATTAATTCTGATCATATGGGTGAGTGAGTTCTCATCTATTACTGCTGTGGATGCTAAGAGACATGTTCGAATAATAAACGAATTGGGTGAAGGTTATGTACTGACGATCCATTGCAAATCAAGGGATGATGATTTGGGTGTCCATTACCTTCCCCATAATGAGTATTTTGACTGGCGTTTCAATGACAACATTTGGGGAAGTACACTTTTCTTTTGCCACTTTCAATGGAGAGATGCAGATgtgtattttgatatttatgatgCAACAAGAGATCGACTTCGTTGTTCTCTGTGCTGGTGGTCTGCGAGGATTGATGCTCTTTATTCTGTGGACTACAATACTGGTGCAGCTGAAGCTTGGCTTCATTGGCATGGGTAAGTGTAGTTAGAGTTTAATTAGCTACCTTCCTACTTACTTTCTCTGtgtgaaaataaaacagaaacagGTTTATTATAAAGAGAAATGAACttctatttttgtaatcattcACTGTGAATTGAGTTCTTGAAGCCTGTGTTAACATGAGAAAGTTAATTTTGTTTCAACACTGAAAAACTGAAATGTACCCATGAAGGacgagaaagaaaaaaagagctaACCGTGTATGCATACAATTGTTGAATGAAGGATAAGGGTTTATAGTGTAGCCCTTCACCCCACTTTGACAGCTGTGTATATGGTCTTGCTTGGTGCATGACTGTGCAcaaaatctcttcttttttttttggttaaccaagGTACGCGTAAGCTGGCCTGGGCACAAaacctctctctcccctcccttaATTAAATCTATACAATTCTTGAAGCTGTTGTTGGGGTGTCAATTTCCAGCCCGGTTGGAATGATCAAATAGATTGGTTCAGCCTGGCCAGATCGATCAttgattgatttggttttggtttgagaTTCTATGAAATAGGCTGAAATGATTGAATCGAGCAGTTCAGCCCGAACGGAATCCAACCCTTCAGTTTGGGGTTCTTTGAGACCCATAGAAATTGAAACCCAATCGAATCAATTGAATTATCCACCGATATGAAAGCCGGatcaaaaatgataaaaaaccCATCATTTTTTGTGCCTTGTGaactttttttattgtaaggttTGTTAAGTACAACGGTTTCTAGCAAGTCAAATTCAAAATACTAGTAGACCTAGTCAATGTAAATCCCATTTTTGTAGGAACTTCCTAATCCGCTTGAGCTTATCTCTTTGTAActgtaattttcaaatttaaatttgaatgtTATATAAAGACAGCCAAACCCAACGATATGGGTAAGGAAAATACAATTTTAAATCtattttacatggtatcaaTCGACCATAGAGATTCTTGGTGCCAAcatgtcttcttcctcctctgctGCTATCTCTTCCCCTTCATCCCCTGCTCCTCCCAATATTTAGCATTATCTTCACTCAAACTCACTTCAGAAAACTATCCCCTTTGGAAAACACAGACATACCCTTTGCTGCGAAGTCAAGACTTGATCGGTTTTATTGATGGCAGTTCGACCTATCCTTCCTCCACCCTTATTACTGCAGGAACTACTGATCCTCAACCTAATCTGGCTTATAGTGATTGGGTTCGCAAGGACCAGTTAGTAATGAGTTGACTCCTCTCCCCTCTGACTCAAGATATTACGTAGTGGGTCTCACTACAGTTGCTGAGGTTTGGATTGCCCTTCAATCTGCATTTGGTACACTATCTTACACAAGTGTACTTCAACTACACATGCAATTGCAGAACACGTCATAGGGATCCAAATCTATTTCTGAATACTTACGTGAAGTAAAGTTCATCTCTGACCAATTGGCGGCTGCCAATAAACCAATTGGAATAGAGAAGCTTAATGCTATCATTTTCAGGAATCTTGGATCTGACTTTAGCGACATAGTTGCAGCATTGGCAACCAAGGCTGAGCCCATTCCTTTCCAGGATCTGCATTGACTATTGCTCAGCCACGAGCTTTGCCTCAAGACCGCACTCTCTATCGCTTACGCAAATCTCAGCCATGTTCAACCTGGTGCTTCCTCTACCACTCCAGCCTGTCCATGTTTGAACCCACCATAGTATGACAATAATAATTCTACTCATGGTTCAAACTCAAAGAATAAGAGAAGTGATCGCTGCTATATATGTGCAAAATTCAACCACACTGCTGCCAAGTGTTATTATAGATACACAAATAGCAACAATGCTGCTCCACAACCTGTTGCCCACATGGCTGGAATTCTCCCAACTCCTACCACTACTATGCTGGAATGGTTTCCAGATACGGGAGCCACGCATCATATTACACCGGGTCTTGCCAACCTCCAAATCTCTTCTGGATATTATGGTGATGATACCTTAAGGGTTGGTAATGGTGTTGGTTTACCTATTAATAGTATTGGTTCATCCACTTTTAAGTCTAATTCTCATCCATTCCAATTTTCTAATATTCTCCATGTCCCAACAATCACTAAAAAACCTATTGTCTATTCATCAATTTACCAAAGACAAccactattattttcttgtgaAGGATCAGGTAACAAAGACGCCACTCCTCCAAGGAGCTCTCAAGGGCGGGTTGTACCATTTGCAAAATCTCCACTCCATCAATAAACAACCTCAAAAAGCAGCCCATATTGGTGAAACAGTCTCTTCAGATGCTTGGTATGCTGGGTTGGGCCATCCACACTCTCACACTATTCGCTCTATTATTAATTCTCAGTCATTGCCTTGTTCTGTTTCAGCACTTAATAAATGTCCAGCTTGTTACATGGGCAAATCTCATAAAACAGCCCTTCCTCTAATAGGCACTATTAGTCATGAACCTCTTGATTTAGTTTTTACAGATGTATGGGGTCCTGCATATCAAACTTCCAGTACTTCTCATAATTATTTCATTATATTTGTGGATGACTTCTCAAAGTTTACCTGGTATTACCCTTTATCCAAACGTTCTGAAGTACACTTAATATTTGAACGGTTTAAACTCATGGTTGAGAAACAATTTTCTCGTCTAATCAAAGCACTCCAATCAGATTGGGGTGGCGAGTTTCGTCATTTAAATAAAACTCTTCAGAATGCAAATTCATTATGATAAATgctgtatcttttttttttttttttttttttttgtctatcaCTATAACATTCTTTGAATTTAAGtggaaaaatatggaaaagggtcATTCTGGTTGGGCAACGACAGATATTTTTAGTAGGTCCCTATTTATATGTCAA contains these protein-coding regions:
- the LOC122067868 gene encoding S-protein homolog 5-like isoform X1, with translation MNCSSIISKHRVKLLILIIWVSEFSSITAVDAKRHVRIINELGEGYVLTIHCKSRDDDLGVHYLPHNEYFDWRFNDNIWGSTLFFCHFQWRDADVYFDIYDATRDRLRCSLCWWSARIDALYSVDYNTGAAEAWLHWHGIR
- the LOC122067868 gene encoding S-protein homolog 5-like isoform X2, with the translated sequence MNCSSIISKHRVKLLILIIWVSEFSSITAVDAKRHVRIINELGEGYVLTIHCKSRDDDLGVHYLPHNEYFDWRFNDNIWGSTLFFCHFQWRDADVYFDIYDATRDRLRCSLCWWSARIDALYSVDYNTGAAEAWLHWHG